Proteins encoded by one window of Haloarcula pelagica:
- a CDS encoding ArsR/SmtB family transcription factor, translating to MTENRLATDIFRLLADDTRVDILRALAVAQYERAQVGSGAAELGFSEIYDLVDVENTSKLSYHLGELTETYLRKSNDGYSLSHAGERIVRFILSGNYKQPESFGPETVDGVCVFCGEEALEAKLSHQFLRIDCTACEQQVTGQPITPAQVRTRDGESFVQSVKLRSAEDARQIRREMCPECGARLSAEVVSVPETPLPDADSLVVTSSCEECLREYNSPLTYSVVYHPASIAFHWDRGVDVAARGLWEFHQYVYEGRWTSEQTASDPNEYEVVLRHSGDAVRLYLDSTATVVGTERVRGASGEFSRS from the coding sequence ATGACAGAGAACCGTTTGGCGACGGACATTTTTCGTCTCCTCGCTGACGACACACGGGTCGATATTCTTCGTGCTCTTGCTGTTGCGCAGTACGAGCGCGCACAAGTCGGCTCAGGGGCTGCCGAACTCGGGTTTTCCGAGATCTACGATCTCGTCGATGTGGAGAACACGTCGAAGCTGTCATATCACCTCGGAGAACTCACCGAGACCTATCTGCGGAAAAGCAACGACGGCTACTCGTTGTCACACGCTGGTGAGCGTATCGTTCGATTCATACTGTCGGGGAATTACAAGCAACCGGAGTCATTCGGGCCTGAAACGGTCGATGGCGTGTGCGTCTTCTGCGGCGAGGAAGCGCTGGAAGCAAAACTCTCGCATCAATTCCTCCGTATCGACTGTACGGCCTGTGAGCAACAGGTGACGGGACAGCCGATCACCCCCGCACAGGTCAGGACGCGAGACGGCGAGTCGTTCGTGCAGAGTGTCAAGTTGCGCAGTGCGGAGGATGCTAGGCAGATACGGCGGGAGATGTGTCCAGAGTGCGGGGCGCGTTTGTCCGCCGAGGTGGTTTCGGTGCCCGAAACTCCATTACCCGATGCTGATTCGCTCGTGGTGACCAGTTCCTGTGAGGAGTGTCTCCGGGAGTATAACAGTCCGTTGACCTACAGTGTTGTCTACCATCCGGCGTCGATTGCGTTTCACTGGGATCGTGGCGTCGATGTGGCGGCACGAGGTCTCTGGGAGTTTCACCAATACGTCTACGAGGGGCGCTGGACGTCCGAACAAACGGCGTCTGATCCCAACGAATACGAGGTCGTATTACGTCACAGTGGCGATGCAGTTCGACTCTATCTCGATTCGACTGCGACGGTGGTGGGGACGGAGCGCGTGCGAGGCGCGAGTGGTGAATTTTCGCGATCCTGA